Proteins encoded within one genomic window of Candidatus Syntrophocurvum alkaliphilum:
- a CDS encoding S41 family peptidase, with the protein MSRFRQLLGIIVVVALLVGGFAAPVYADDIVSEVKLLLEERYVEKPPEDIHHAESIDEILQILDDPHTEYLTAEEYDRYISNLDESFTGIGIHIQMEPEGVRVIRPIENSPGEAAGLKAGDLITKADGKSLAGMISEEAVSILQGPIDSVVDLKVKRDEQVLDVSVVRDVIDVPNVTGEIVNDSIGYIDIDSFGRTTNRAFDNAFENLKKESAESLILDLRYNTGGYLSSARQIAGSFIGDEVALQVESSSEKNPYEALPGGAEVDKPTILIMNEFSASASEILAAALKDHEKAFLIGTRTYGKGTVQQIFSLSNGDKLKATINRFYSPNYDEIDGVGVMPDLVVRSANPKTVAKLLLSEPEDKASYVVFENNIKEFTIDFDKVRKPKYWDAWGAVFNETSPDQLTAVGEWGEMHFLQAHQNLRWPMYFPNYRQTGFFNNVPTDQQFSINLGVNVDMNTVNEDSIELIESHSGKAVSISIGEKSSDTIKIKPQEDLEPLTEYWLVVHETVKYKNGNSLDNPLIAVARIAQ; encoded by the coding sequence ATGAGTAGATTTAGACAGTTGCTAGGTATTATAGTTGTAGTTGCATTATTAGTTGGTGGTTTTGCAGCACCGGTATATGCTGATGATATTGTTTCTGAGGTTAAGTTGTTACTGGAGGAAAGGTATGTTGAAAAACCTCCAGAGGATATTCACCATGCTGAATCTATAGATGAAATTTTACAAATACTAGATGACCCACATACTGAGTATTTAACTGCTGAGGAATATGATAGATATATATCTAATCTTGATGAGTCATTTACTGGTATTGGAATACATATTCAAATGGAACCAGAAGGGGTACGAGTTATAAGACCTATTGAAAATTCTCCGGGCGAAGCTGCAGGTCTTAAGGCGGGTGACCTTATAACTAAGGCTGATGGAAAAAGCCTAGCGGGGATGATTTCGGAAGAAGCTGTGAGTATTTTGCAAGGACCTATTGATAGTGTGGTTGATTTAAAGGTTAAAAGAGATGAGCAGGTTTTAGATGTTTCTGTAGTCCGCGATGTTATAGATGTGCCTAATGTTACAGGTGAAATAGTAAATGATAGTATTGGCTATATTGATATTGATTCTTTTGGCCGCACTACAAATAGGGCATTTGATAATGCTTTTGAAAATCTTAAAAAAGAGTCTGCAGAAAGCCTAATATTAGACCTGCGCTATAATACAGGAGGCTATCTTAGTTCTGCTCGCCAGATTGCTGGAAGCTTTATTGGTGATGAGGTAGCTTTGCAGGTGGAGTCTTCAAGTGAAAAAAATCCTTATGAAGCACTGCCCGGTGGTGCTGAGGTGGATAAACCAACTATTTTAATTATGAATGAGTTTAGTGCTAGTGCTTCAGAGATTTTAGCAGCTGCGTTAAAAGACCACGAGAAAGCATTTTTAATTGGTACTAGAACCTATGGCAAAGGAACTGTTCAGCAGATTTTTTCACTTTCTAATGGTGATAAGCTAAAGGCAACTATAAATCGTTTTTACTCACCTAATTATGATGAAATTGATGGTGTAGGGGTGATGCCAGACTTAGTAGTTCGTAGTGCTAACCCTAAGACTGTTGCTAAATTACTTTTATCCGAACCGGAAGATAAAGCATCTTATGTTGTTTTTGAAAATAATATCAAGGAATTTACTATTGATTTTGATAAAGTTAGAAAACCTAAGTATTGGGATGCTTGGGGGGCTGTTTTTAATGAAACCTCACCCGATCAGTTAACGGCAGTTGGAGAATGGGGAGAGATGCATTTTTTACAAGCACACCAAAATTTGCGCTGGCCAATGTATTTTCCTAATTACAGACAGACTGGTTTCTTTAATAATGTGCCGACAGATCAGCAGTTTTCTATAAACCTAGGTGTAAATGTTGATATGAATACTGTTAATGAGGATTCTATTGAATTAATTGAATCACATAGTGGTAAAGCAGTATCTATTAGTATAGGAGAAAAATCCTCAGATACTATAAAGATAAAACCACAAGAAGACCTAGAGCCACTAACTGAATACTGGTTAGTAGTCCACGAAACAGTTAAATATAAAAACGGCAATTCATTAGACAACCCATTGATAGCTGTTGCAAGAATAGCTCAATAA
- a CDS encoding stalk domain-containing protein — translation MLLRRLSIITLLIFTFTLTGVAAIAAEESQDSLRGLPPGIGKQLDLSNIDALDEEIRKALPPGILKQLDFSGDLEAQLENLPYGILKKLDGIEFEEEEKDDKEEKEDKKPEEELIEGVKCYIEDDTVVIDMGTRNTAGYGIEIVDMYLDEENILVIEYELEIPGDDDFVAQVITNPRLEKEIPEDLQEYEDYLFVLLNYEEVVTEPIIDFEVDEVTVDEGIVSLTVTVTNTGTDYENARYAMMVKVDDLEEDSITVSYGDDLSFTLNRVLDLDYYLGYFGPSSGFTIENGWDATTTFEVDFSDLEDTIVTIDAWVGEAPEPARYEALVRMEQQVVAINVDEDKDENGDKDEEETKDEEKDRGKKRGLERALENVRGNPAESVIKALIEGRSPSEVAKNLRDKANEDEDLDKELIEEVANGIIEELDELDDEVELNKDEVAQAYKDLASVFEKFGNERVLNMYELMFAKMQGSDEYKELLIDAHLRYQNTELKTFVNGLQPVYDVKPRVANNRTIVPARALTESLGAEVDWCPDTQIVKITRDDLIIELPIDSETAFVNGEEKELDCAAVIEDGRTLVPLRFISETLQAEVDYDHDSRLIFVQ, via the coding sequence ATGCTGCTTAGAAGATTGAGTATTATCACATTGTTAATATTCACATTTACTCTAACGGGTGTAGCAGCGATTGCGGCAGAGGAATCACAGGATAGTTTAAGAGGTCTTCCGCCAGGAATAGGCAAGCAGTTGGATTTATCTAATATAGATGCATTAGATGAAGAAATAAGAAAGGCTTTACCCCCAGGAATTTTAAAACAACTTGATTTCTCTGGAGATTTAGAAGCACAATTAGAAAACTTACCTTATGGTATCTTAAAAAAATTAGATGGTATCGAATTTGAAGAGGAAGAAAAGGATGACAAAGAAGAAAAAGAAGATAAGAAGCCAGAAGAAGAATTAATTGAGGGTGTAAAATGCTATATTGAAGATGACACTGTTGTTATTGATATGGGAACCCGCAATACAGCTGGTTATGGTATTGAAATAGTAGATATGTATTTAGATGAAGAAAATATTTTAGTCATAGAGTACGAGTTAGAAATCCCCGGTGATGATGACTTTGTTGCTCAGGTAATTACTAATCCTCGTTTAGAAAAAGAAATTCCTGAAGATTTACAAGAATATGAAGATTACTTATTTGTTTTACTAAATTATGAAGAAGTGGTTACCGAACCTATAATAGACTTTGAAGTTGATGAAGTAACAGTTGATGAAGGAATTGTAAGTTTAACAGTAACAGTAACTAACACAGGAACAGACTATGAAAATGCTAGATATGCAATGATGGTTAAAGTAGATGATCTAGAAGAAGATAGTATTACTGTTTCTTATGGTGATGATCTAAGTTTTACATTAAACAGAGTACTAGACCTTGATTATTATCTTGGCTACTTTGGACCATCTTCCGGCTTTACAATTGAAAATGGATGGGATGCTACTACCACCTTTGAAGTTGACTTTAGTGATTTAGAAGATACTATAGTAACAATTGATGCATGGGTTGGAGAAGCACCAGAACCTGCTAGATATGAAGCATTAGTTAGAATGGAGCAGCAAGTAGTTGCCATAAATGTTGATGAAGATAAAGATGAAAATGGCGATAAAGATGAAGAAGAAACTAAGGATGAAGAAAAAGACAGAGGTAAAAAACGTGGTCTTGAAAGAGCGTTAGAAAACGTAAGAGGAAATCCAGCTGAAAGTGTAATAAAGGCTTTAATAGAGGGAAGAAGTCCTTCTGAAGTAGCAAAAAATTTACGCGATAAGGCTAACGAAGATGAAGATTTAGATAAAGAATTAATCGAAGAAGTGGCAAACGGTATTATAGAAGAGCTAGATGAATTAGATGATGAAGTTGAATTAAATAAAGATGAAGTAGCACAGGCATATAAAGACTTAGCTTCAGTATTCGAAAAATTTGGTAATGAAAGAGTACTAAATATGTACGAGTTAATGTTTGCTAAAATGCAAGGAAGTGACGAGTATAAGGAACTTCTGATTGATGCCCATTTACGCTATCAAAACACAGAGCTTAAAACCTTTGTAAATGGATTACAACCTGTATATGATGTAAAACCTAGAGTTGCAAATAATAGAACCATAGTGCCTGCGAGGGCATTAACTGAGTCCTTAGGTGCTGAAGTAGATTGGTGTCCGGACACCCAAATAGTAAAAATAACTCGTGATGATTTAATAATTGAATTACCGATAGATAGTGAGACTGCTTTTGTAAATGGTGAAGAAAAAGAATTAGATTGTGCTGCTGTTATTGAAGACGGACGCACCCTAGTTCCCCTTAGATTTATATCTGAAACCTTACAAGCAGAAGTAGACTATGATCACGACTCTAGATTAATATTTGTCCAATAA
- a CDS encoding serine hydrolase — MKKVLVVILMLVFNIILISSVQAQESVEAEGEGRTMLLQVGSPYAKINDEFVLIDPENSNIRPVIIESRTLVPIRFISESLKFEVDWKEDERKAILAKDDMSITCRPDSSVIKVDNEKLSLDVPAKIMNDRLYVPLRAISEIFDNNVSYLNRLIKVTEINNSLKGFNKDKLVDIYTDFVALQIRQESYEDESIERWKIAQILVGHISRFHNLVIPEADYYMFPDAQKIPKHAYYNANLAAHLGLLEINRGDFDPFKKVSLSEVKNILEKFKKVLKEKPDLPGEANNLSNDQVLAIINKAAEEAKKSDNRLRASVYDFATNTTVNYNGNQRFYPASLTKVLNLLCYLEEVERGNKYLNSTYKLKESDKYIDEEKVAGTGSLQHQEEGTSYTFDRLLSLMISISDNVASNIVLDALGTDRVNSFAVRHYLNDTRVFRKFYDFSTNKSYNYSTTVDLTRKLVLLENRQVVSDYLSSKGISFLEDTADKNKIGRYAPDNVVVANKIGVLSRMSGDMALVYFPHREPIALTIVIEDKERESIKLEEADKIIGTLSKELIDYYSSRPIPSLYVNGEMVQENPSLRFINSRPFVKYDDSLEGLATESLIISGDRYIALDSLGTEYTYNLRMR; from the coding sequence ATGAAAAAGGTTTTAGTAGTTATTTTGATGTTGGTTTTTAATATTATTTTAATAAGTAGTGTTCAGGCACAAGAGAGTGTAGAAGCTGAGGGAGAGGGTAGAACCATGCTGCTTCAGGTGGGGAGTCCCTATGCAAAGATTAATGATGAGTTTGTTTTAATAGATCCGGAAAACTCTAATATAAGGCCAGTGATTATAGAAAGTCGTACACTAGTTCCAATCAGATTTATTTCGGAAAGTCTAAAGTTTGAAGTTGATTGGAAAGAGGATGAACGGAAGGCTATTTTGGCTAAAGACGATATGTCAATAACTTGTAGACCAGATAGTTCAGTAATAAAAGTTGATAATGAAAAACTATCTTTGGATGTACCAGCTAAAATAATGAATGACCGATTATATGTGCCGCTTAGAGCTATAAGTGAAATATTTGATAATAATGTTTCTTATTTGAATCGATTAATAAAGGTAACTGAGATTAATAATTCATTAAAAGGATTTAATAAAGATAAGCTAGTAGATATATATACCGATTTTGTTGCATTACAGATTAGGCAGGAATCGTATGAAGATGAAAGTATCGAGCGTTGGAAAATCGCTCAAATATTAGTGGGGCATATTTCTAGGTTTCATAATTTAGTTATTCCGGAGGCAGATTACTATATGTTTCCTGATGCCCAAAAGATTCCTAAACATGCATATTATAATGCTAATTTAGCTGCTCATTTAGGCTTATTGGAAATTAATAGAGGTGATTTTGATCCTTTTAAAAAGGTTAGTTTAAGTGAGGTTAAAAATATTTTAGAAAAGTTTAAAAAAGTTTTAAAAGAAAAGCCCGATTTACCAGGTGAAGCAAATAATCTTAGCAATGACCAAGTATTAGCGATTATAAATAAGGCTGCAGAGGAAGCAAAAAAAAGTGATAATAGGCTACGAGCTAGTGTCTATGATTTTGCTACAAATACTACGGTAAATTACAATGGAAACCAAAGATTTTATCCGGCTAGTTTGACCAAGGTTTTAAATTTACTGTGCTATTTAGAGGAAGTTGAACGAGGTAATAAATATTTAAATAGTACCTATAAGTTAAAGGAAAGTGATAAATACATAGATGAAGAAAAGGTGGCAGGAACAGGCTCATTGCAACATCAAGAAGAAGGAACTAGTTACACTTTTGATAGGCTTTTATCATTAATGATTAGTATTAGTGATAATGTAGCTTCAAACATAGTCCTAGATGCTTTGGGTACGGATAGGGTGAACTCGTTTGCTGTTAGACATTATCTGAACGATACTAGGGTTTTTAGAAAGTTTTATGACTTTTCAACAAATAAATCATATAATTATTCAACAACTGTTGATTTGACTCGAAAGCTTGTTTTGCTAGAAAATCGGCAAGTAGTTAGTGATTACCTGTCTAGTAAGGGAATTAGTTTTTTAGAGGATACAGCAGATAAAAATAAAATAGGCCGTTATGCCCCTGATAATGTAGTGGTTGCCAATAAAATTGGGGTATTGTCACGAATGTCGGGTGATATGGCATTAGTTTACTTTCCTCACCGTGAGCCAATAGCTTTAACTATAGTAATAGAGGATAAAGAACGTGAATCAATCAAATTAGAGGAAGCTGATAAGATAATAGGTACTTTATCTAAGGAGCTTATTGATTATTATAGTAGCAGGCCAATTCCTTCATTATATGTAAATGGAGAAATGGTGCAGGAAAATCCTAGCTTGCGCTTCATAAATAGTAGACCCTTTGTTAAGTATGATGACTCACTAGAAGGATTAGCCACTGAAAGTCTAATAATATCAGGCGATAGATACATAGCACTAGATTCGTTAGGTACTGAATATACATATAACCTAAGAATGAGATAG
- a CDS encoding stalk domain-containing protein — protein sequence MRIHRFLLAAFVGIAVMFTAILASPADIKAEVIQRNANPLQMVLTEDGGVSLQQQGQDRYFKVWDKETNSFNRLNITQRNISSFDVDGTNLVFTNQRFTVDVHLYNLENRQSRVIDNSLSQKSNVKISNDIVVWEDHGGGRSHIVMYNLDTGSKEVLNPNNNPQTSPDIDEEYIVWFEEVQGKKEIKAYNINSGEISTVRDTRNDKNNLTISNGKIVWAELRSGSASFNTGIHTRQGTEEEQNNEGDKDKKKESPSYESYFETIWGQSVQHSSASDIWLYDLSSKELTQLTDSNANQVQPTIWKNYVAWVDAQDGNPDIYLLDLNTDDLSKIARSRDYEVQPALGYDKISWFILSGNVAHLYVQSLTGVEDQEIRVFINGTRYYMNPNPYIKNDRTMVPMRRIFEILGADISWNNEERSVTAERGSNTIKLYIGNEIAYVNGNPVELDAPPEILPEVDRTMIPLRFVSEALGGTVSWDNLTRTVDIRN from the coding sequence ATGAGAATTCATAGATTTCTTTTAGCAGCTTTTGTAGGAATTGCAGTAATGTTTACAGCAATTTTAGCAAGTCCTGCCGATATAAAGGCAGAGGTGATTCAGCGGAATGCTAATCCTTTACAGATGGTGCTTACAGAGGACGGTGGGGTTAGTTTACAACAGCAGGGACAAGATAGATATTTTAAAGTTTGGGATAAAGAGACAAATAGCTTTAACCGTTTGAATATTACACAAAGAAACATTAGCTCTTTTGATGTTGATGGTACTAATTTAGTGTTTACCAACCAAAGGTTTACAGTAGATGTTCATTTATATAATTTAGAAAACAGACAATCTCGTGTAATAGATAATAGTTTATCACAAAAGTCAAATGTTAAGATTAGTAACGATATTGTAGTATGGGAAGACCATGGTGGTGGAAGGTCGCATATTGTTATGTATAACCTAGATACAGGATCTAAGGAAGTATTGAATCCTAATAATAATCCACAGACTAGTCCTGATATAGATGAGGAATATATTGTTTGGTTCGAAGAAGTTCAAGGTAAAAAGGAAATAAAAGCATATAACATTAACAGTGGTGAAATATCAACTGTGCGTGATACTAGAAATGATAAAAACAATTTAACTATAAGTAATGGCAAAATTGTATGGGCTGAGTTAAGAAGTGGAAGTGCAAGTTTTAATACTGGCATCCACACTAGGCAAGGCACTGAAGAAGAACAAAACAACGAAGGGGATAAAGATAAAAAGAAAGAGTCCCCGTCCTATGAGAGTTACTTTGAAACTATATGGGGACAAAGTGTACAGCACAGCTCAGCATCAGACATATGGTTATACGATTTATCTAGTAAAGAATTAACTCAACTAACAGATAGTAATGCAAATCAAGTTCAGCCAACTATATGGAAAAACTATGTTGCCTGGGTTGATGCTCAAGACGGAAATCCCGATATTTATTTGCTAGACTTAAATACAGATGATTTAAGCAAAATTGCTAGATCAAGAGATTATGAAGTACAACCTGCATTAGGTTATGATAAAATTAGTTGGTTTATATTAAGTGGTAATGTGGCTCATCTTTATGTTCAAAGCTTAACCGGTGTGGAAGACCAAGAAATAAGGGTATTTATTAACGGAACCCGTTACTACATGAATCCTAATCCATATATAAAAAATGATCGCACAATGGTACCAATGCGCCGCATATTTGAAATACTAGGAGCAGACATTAGCTGGAATAATGAGGAGCGAAGTGTAACTGCGGAAAGAGGCTCAAATACTATTAAGTTATATATAGGAAATGAGATTGCCTATGTAAATGGCAATCCAGTAGAACTAGATGCACCACCAGAAATACTACCAGAAGTAGACAGAACTATGATACCACTAAGATTCGTTTCAGAAGCCCTAGGTGGAACCGTAAGCTGGGATAATCTAACCCGCACAGTAGATATACGAAACTAA